A stretch of Pseudoclavibacter chungangensis DNA encodes these proteins:
- a CDS encoding AAA family ATPase translates to MTETSSSVASPRRSDRLDAAEFERLVGLVRENVRSVVEGKDEQIHLALVTLLAGGHLLVEDVPGVGKTVLAKTLAASMSATVNRIQFTPDLLPSDVTGVAVYDQVDRRFEFQPGPVFANVVIGDEINRASPKTQSALLECMAEGQVSVDGETHRLPEPFTVFATQNPSEMEGTYALPEAQRDRFMVRMSMGYPSREAEYGMVASRDGGDPLRRLRPVVSADDVRRMIESAATVYMAPAVGQYVVDLARATREHPDVRVGVSPRASLHLVGAAKANAAVSGRDYVVPDDVARLAPPVFAHRLVLNSRGSRPGGSDGEAVVAQILQRVPAPTAA, encoded by the coding sequence CGGCGATCGGATCGTCTCGACGCGGCCGAGTTCGAACGATTGGTCGGGCTCGTGCGCGAGAACGTCCGATCGGTCGTCGAGGGCAAGGACGAACAGATCCACCTCGCGCTCGTCACGCTCCTCGCGGGCGGCCACCTGCTCGTCGAGGACGTTCCCGGCGTCGGCAAGACGGTGCTCGCGAAGACGCTCGCCGCGTCGATGAGCGCGACCGTGAACCGCATCCAGTTCACGCCCGACCTCCTGCCGTCCGACGTGACGGGCGTCGCCGTGTACGACCAGGTCGACCGACGGTTCGAGTTCCAGCCCGGACCCGTGTTCGCGAACGTCGTCATCGGCGACGAGATCAACCGCGCGTCGCCCAAGACGCAGTCCGCGCTCCTCGAGTGCATGGCCGAGGGGCAGGTGTCCGTCGACGGCGAGACGCACCGGCTCCCCGAGCCGTTCACCGTCTTCGCGACGCAGAACCCCTCCGAGATGGAGGGCACGTACGCGCTCCCGGAAGCCCAGCGAGACCGCTTCATGGTGCGCATGTCGATGGGCTACCCGAGCCGAGAGGCCGAGTACGGCATGGTCGCCTCGCGCGACGGGGGAGACCCGCTGCGTCGCCTGCGACCCGTCGTCTCGGCGGACGACGTGCGGCGCATGATCGAGAGCGCGGCGACCGTCTACATGGCGCCCGCGGTGGGACAGTACGTCGTCGACCTCGCACGTGCGACGCGCGAACACCCCGATGTGCGCGTGGGTGTGAGCCCACGGGCGAGCCTGCACCTCGTGGGCGCGGCCAAGGCGAACGCGGCCGTCTCGGGTCGCGACTACGTCGTCCCGGACGACGTCGCGCGGCTCGCGCCGCCCGTCTTCGCCCACCGTCTCGTCCTCAACTCGCGAGGTTCGCGTCCCGGCGGTTCCGACGGCGAGGCCGTCGTCGCGCAGATCCTGCAGCGCGTCCCCGCGCCGACCGCCGCGTAG
- a CDS encoding ATP-dependent DNA helicase RecG: protein MDDGLEALVGSRVSKPLAKDFGMRTVADLLHHFPRRYQKRGELTAIDELPIGEHVTLVADVRDVRERKMRNRRGSILEVVISDGRGIVTLTFFNQAWRATELRPGKRGTFAGKTSMYRGVVQLAHPEYQLDDPTAQAFDEIIERGFADPDDPTAATPSTGSDERRRAQAREWAERPMPIYPASAKFTSWKIAALVATALDAVDGPDDPVPAEVRRERGLMGYAEALRLLHSPETFADVHRARDALRFTEAFVLQAALLQQRAAMRATPSTAREAIPGGLLDRLDARLPFERTGDQVLVGDDIARDIAGEVPMHRLVQGEVGSGKTLVAVRAMLQVAESGGQSALLAPTEVLAAQHHRSIVEMLGPELSAELMPTLVTGGMSTSDRRRALLRIVTGDARLVIGTHALLSDWVDFFDLGLVVVDEQHRFGVEQREQLRAKGRTPPHLLVLTATPIPRTVAMTVFGDLDISTIAQLPSGRAGIESFVVGTSEHPRWLERAWERVAEELSRGRQAFIVCPAVVAGELEDGVAASADEAEAADNERGIAAEGFESGGDATRTEKPFGPGPASVEQVAAFLRASPLFRGRTVAELHGRLPSDEKDAVMRAFAAGRTDLLVATTVIEVGVNVPNASVMLVLDAERFGVSQLHQLRGRVGRGEHAGLCLLVTSSEPGTPARGRVDAVASTLDGFELAQRDLELRHEGDVLGTAQSGGRSSLKLLRVVQDADVIDDARAVAGPLVDADPALRSVPALAAAIRRLHDAQREFLGKS, encoded by the coding sequence ATGGACGACGGGCTCGAGGCGCTCGTGGGCTCGCGCGTCTCGAAGCCGCTCGCGAAGGACTTCGGCATGCGCACGGTCGCGGACCTGCTGCACCATTTCCCGCGCCGCTACCAGAAGCGCGGTGAGCTGACCGCGATCGACGAGCTGCCGATCGGCGAGCACGTCACGCTCGTCGCGGACGTGCGGGACGTCCGCGAACGGAAGATGCGCAACCGTCGCGGGTCGATCCTCGAGGTCGTCATCTCCGACGGCCGCGGCATCGTGACGCTGACGTTCTTCAACCAGGCGTGGCGGGCGACCGAGCTCCGGCCGGGCAAGCGCGGCACGTTCGCGGGCAAGACGTCGATGTACCGCGGCGTCGTCCAGCTCGCGCACCCCGAGTACCAGCTCGACGACCCCACGGCGCAGGCGTTCGACGAGATCATCGAGCGCGGCTTCGCGGACCCTGACGATCCGACGGCCGCGACGCCCTCGACGGGTTCTGACGAGCGCCGCCGGGCGCAGGCGCGCGAATGGGCCGAGCGGCCGATGCCGATCTACCCCGCCTCGGCGAAGTTCACGAGCTGGAAGATCGCGGCGCTCGTCGCGACGGCGCTCGACGCGGTCGACGGCCCGGACGATCCGGTGCCGGCCGAGGTGCGGCGCGAGCGCGGGCTCATGGGTTATGCCGAGGCCCTGCGACTGCTGCACTCGCCCGAGACCTTCGCCGATGTGCACCGTGCCCGCGACGCGCTCCGCTTCACGGAGGCGTTCGTGCTGCAGGCTGCGCTCCTGCAACAGCGCGCGGCGATGCGGGCGACCCCGTCGACGGCGCGCGAGGCGATTCCCGGCGGCCTCCTCGATCGGCTCGACGCCCGCCTGCCGTTCGAGCGGACGGGCGATCAGGTGCTCGTCGGGGACGACATCGCACGCGACATCGCGGGCGAGGTGCCCATGCACCGGCTCGTGCAGGGCGAGGTGGGTTCGGGCAAGACGCTCGTCGCGGTCCGCGCGATGCTGCAGGTCGCCGAGTCGGGCGGTCAGTCCGCGCTCCTCGCGCCGACCGAGGTGCTCGCCGCACAGCACCACCGCTCCATCGTCGAGATGCTCGGGCCCGAGCTCTCGGCGGAGCTCATGCCCACGCTCGTGACGGGCGGCATGTCGACGAGCGATCGGCGCCGTGCGCTCCTGCGGATCGTGACGGGCGATGCGCGCCTCGTGATCGGCACGCACGCGCTCCTGAGCGATTGGGTCGACTTCTTCGACCTGGGGCTCGTCGTCGTCGACGAGCAGCACCGCTTCGGCGTCGAGCAGCGCGAGCAATTGCGCGCGAAGGGCCGTACGCCGCCGCACCTGCTCGTGCTCACGGCGACGCCGATTCCCCGGACGGTCGCCATGACCGTCTTCGGGGACCTCGACATCTCGACGATCGCGCAATTGCCGAGCGGTCGCGCGGGGATCGAGTCGTTCGTCGTCGGGACCTCGGAGCATCCGCGATGGCTCGAACGCGCCTGGGAGCGCGTCGCGGAGGAGCTCTCGCGCGGTCGACAGGCGTTCATCGTGTGTCCCGCAGTCGTGGCGGGCGAGCTCGAGGACGGTGTCGCCGCGTCGGCCGACGAGGCCGAGGCGGCCGACAACGAGCGGGGGATCGCGGCCGAGGGGTTCGAGAGCGGCGGCGACGCCACCCGCACCGAGAAGCCGTTCGGGCCGGGGCCCGCGTCGGTCGAGCAGGTCGCGGCGTTCCTGCGTGCGTCGCCGCTGTTCCGCGGGCGGACGGTCGCTGAGCTGCACGGGCGGTTGCCGAGCGACGAGAAGGACGCCGTCATGCGCGCGTTCGCCGCGGGCCGCACCGATCTGCTCGTCGCGACGACCGTCATCGAGGTCGGCGTCAACGTCCCGAACGCGAGCGTCATGCTCGTGCTCGACGCCGAGCGGTTCGGCGTCTCCCAGCTGCACCAGTTGCGGGGCCGGGTGGGGCGGGGGGAGCACGCCGGGCTGTGCCTCCTCGTGACGTCGAGCGAGCCGGGCACCCCGGCACGCGGTCGCGTCGACGCGGTCGCGTCGACGCTCGACGGCTTCGAGCTCGCCCAGCGCGACCTCGAGCTGCGGCACGAGGGCGATGTGCTCGGGACGGCCCAATCGGGGGGTCGCTCGTCGCTCAAGCTGCTGCGGGTCGTGCAGGACGCGGACGTCATCGACGACGCCCGCGCCGTCGCGGGCCCGCTCGTGGACGCCGATCCGGCACTCCGCTCGGTGCCCGCGCTCGCCGCCGCGATCCGTCGCCTCCACGACGCGCAGCGCGAGTTCCTCGGCAAGTCCTGA
- a CDS encoding DUF3488 and transglutaminase-like domain-containing protein: MTTELRTRVGAKPAPAPRPTGRDRRHQPGATGSWLVTTGLVVLVLVAAFLLAPAFDSAGWFGPAAIVASLVLGSAALARSLSGSILLPAIVSVVVSFATITTVLGPEDPRDVFAVWGRTAVAVVTQLGSDAPPLSETPATTAAVLTLVALVAIMCDFFVFALRGRVSAVLPVLAFPAVPVALGVPNVPLWPYLLLAIAFGSYLYSSSVWHQRIADEELLDAGSLIDRRGASGLLGSLSVVAAGTVLAIVASLVLPAPTGIPGLAPNAAAVLSTNRVNPLIDLGQDLRRGQAVDVLQYATTRTEGTLPYLTLMTLDTFDASNDWAPAPFDAGGTAVEGADLPLPQGLDPSMPMTRQTTNVLVEAGVSAYLPQPGRAQQIDGLTTEYVRDPATGDIREAADEALQQRYEVTSLVPSFTPDLLGQIDPSPPSGFEEYTTLPDVAAIQDVRAVIDQVVTPGASPYEQALELQQWFRGGAFTYSETAPIVAGFDGTNVDAVVAFLRAKAGYCVHFASSMALMGRMLGIPTRIQIGFTPGEPYALNSAGQTLYNVTSDDLHAWTELYVPRLGWVPLETTPSDGLGNLVAVASDELIAAPDQTIGASPEQTPTPVQTDPSEPGGTTPPPAESDVPPVPTETIAEPTPPGDTGAPDASTGEGDEAGGIAAAAVFGVLGVVALVLVGLLALLAIPAITRTTLRARRRSAVLAGAVDDDPDHSPAVVAWRELLDEAADHGARIPRGAVPSKQAARLVALGSPRDGDPRTGEHDPAPVADAVARLRDAVERARFARPDHPIDDEPAALWDDVSLVERAIREEASRRARVRAVLAPASLVSRRRWVRRPRAAAGRRS; encoded by the coding sequence ATGACGACCGAACTGCGCACGAGGGTCGGCGCCAAGCCCGCGCCCGCGCCCCGGCCCACCGGCCGCGATCGACGCCACCAGCCGGGTGCGACGGGGTCCTGGCTCGTCACGACCGGCCTCGTCGTCCTCGTGCTCGTCGCCGCGTTCCTCCTCGCGCCCGCCTTCGACTCCGCCGGCTGGTTCGGGCCGGCCGCGATCGTCGCCTCCCTCGTCCTGGGGTCGGCGGCACTCGCCCGGTCGCTGTCCGGATCGATCCTGCTGCCCGCGATCGTGAGCGTCGTCGTGTCGTTCGCGACGATCACGACGGTGCTCGGCCCCGAGGATCCGCGCGACGTCTTCGCCGTCTGGGGACGCACGGCCGTCGCGGTCGTGACGCAGCTCGGCAGCGACGCGCCACCGCTCAGCGAGACGCCCGCGACGACCGCCGCGGTGCTCACGCTCGTCGCCCTCGTCGCGATCATGTGCGACTTCTTCGTGTTCGCGCTCCGCGGCCGTGTGTCGGCCGTGCTGCCCGTGCTCGCGTTCCCCGCCGTGCCAGTCGCGCTCGGCGTCCCGAACGTGCCGCTGTGGCCCTACCTGCTGCTCGCGATCGCGTTCGGCTCGTACCTCTACTCGTCGTCGGTGTGGCATCAGCGGATCGCCGACGAGGAGCTGCTCGACGCCGGCTCCCTCATCGATCGACGTGGCGCGAGCGGACTGCTCGGATCGCTCTCGGTCGTCGCCGCGGGGACGGTGCTCGCGATCGTCGCGTCGCTCGTCCTCCCGGCACCCACGGGAATCCCGGGCCTCGCCCCGAACGCCGCCGCGGTGCTCTCGACGAATCGCGTCAATCCGCTCATCGACCTCGGCCAGGATCTCCGCCGCGGCCAGGCGGTGGACGTGCTGCAGTACGCGACGACGCGAACGGAGGGCACGCTGCCCTACCTCACGCTCATGACGCTCGACACCTTCGACGCGTCGAACGATTGGGCACCCGCCCCGTTCGATGCGGGCGGCACGGCGGTCGAGGGCGCCGATCTGCCCCTCCCGCAGGGCCTCGATCCGTCGATGCCGATGACCCGGCAGACGACGAACGTGCTCGTCGAGGCGGGGGTCAGCGCCTACCTGCCGCAGCCGGGCCGGGCGCAGCAGATCGACGGGCTCACGACGGAGTACGTGCGCGACCCGGCGACGGGTGACATTCGTGAGGCAGCCGATGAGGCCCTGCAGCAGCGCTATGAGGTGACGAGTCTCGTCCCGTCGTTCACGCCCGATCTGCTCGGTCAGATCGACCCGTCGCCGCCCTCGGGCTTCGAGGAGTACACGACGCTGCCGGACGTCGCGGCGATCCAGGACGTGCGCGCGGTGATCGACCAGGTCGTCACGCCCGGCGCCTCGCCGTACGAACAGGCCCTCGAACTGCAGCAGTGGTTCCGCGGCGGTGCGTTCACGTACTCGGAGACCGCACCGATCGTCGCGGGATTCGACGGGACCAACGTCGACGCGGTCGTGGCGTTCCTGCGGGCGAAGGCCGGGTACTGCGTGCACTTCGCGTCCTCGATGGCGCTCATGGGGCGCATGCTCGGCATCCCGACCCGCATCCAGATCGGCTTCACACCCGGCGAACCGTACGCGCTCAACAGCGCCGGGCAGACCCTCTACAACGTGACGAGCGACGACCTGCACGCCTGGACGGAGCTCTACGTGCCCAGACTCGGCTGGGTCCCGTTGGAGACGACGCCGTCGGACGGCCTCGGGAATCTCGTCGCGGTCGCCTCGGACGAGCTCATCGCGGCACCCGATCAGACCATCGGCGCGTCGCCGGAGCAGACCCCGACGCCCGTGCAGACGGATCCGTCGGAGCCCGGCGGCACGACCCCGCCGCCGGCGGAGTCGGACGTCCCGCCCGTCCCGACCGAGACGATCGCCGAGCCGACACCGCCCGGCGACACGGGGGCCCCGGATGCGTCGACGGGCGAGGGCGACGAGGCGGGCGGCATCGCGGCCGCCGCCGTGTTCGGGGTGCTCGGCGTCGTGGCACTCGTCCTCGTCGGGCTGCTCGCCCTGCTCGCGATTCCGGCGATCACGCGGACGACGCTGCGCGCGAGACGCCGTTCCGCGGTGCTCGCGGGCGCCGTCGACGACGACCCCGACCATTCGCCCGCCGTCGTCGCGTGGCGGGAGCTGCTCGACGAGGCCGCCGATCACGGCGCGAGGATCCCGCGTGGGGCGGTGCCGAGCAAACAGGCGGCGAGGCTCGTCGCGCTCGGTTCGCCGCGCGACGGCGACCCGCGGACGGGGGAGCACGACCCGGCCCCGGTGGCGGATGCCGTTGCACGCCTGCGGGACGCCGTCGAGCGCGCGCGGTTCGCGCGCCCCGACCATCCGATCGACGACGAACCGGCCGCGCTCTGGGACGACGTGTCGCTCGTCGAACGCGCGATCCGGGAGGAGGCGTCGCGGCGCGCGCGCGTCCGAGCGGTGCTCGCCCCGGCCTCGCTCGTGAGCCGTCGACGGTGGGTGCGCCGCCCACGGGCCGCCGCTGGACGCCGCTCGTGA
- a CDS encoding DUF58 domain-containing protein, whose amino-acid sequence MAPTPVSKRLRPTSRAWGLVVVGAILLIAAYLLGRAELLVLGAFLVLMPIGTFLLRLAFRPRIVVDRSIFPRTIAVGDRVRVVSEIRNRSVIALEPVSYVDLTPGAARRSVAGVLPAIASRWHPNERKRLRRIAYGIDSMRRGVHEFGPLYFDNSDGLGLTRRVMQVGEPEEVEVWPRVHDVSALELPATRAGGEVETGIASSGDADDVLTRDYRRGDALRRVHWRATARAGDLRVRQEEHHAEVSSLVVLDTSASPADEAERAPATIFDVMDAASPTAGAKVDAAFEQAVSVAASVMAHLHGLGYEVELFETNEDTDGETGHRVASADPLGPVMRRLMRTEPDGHPAVGHRPESMGELVTRAERLGRAPIVAVHRGLDGEALRSLQSLGFIGNPAIAVLVSDRAPSASVRAGFAANGWQVVTMRASAPDPWRTARVEVRA is encoded by the coding sequence ATGGCGCCGACACCGGTCTCGAAGCGCCTCCGCCCGACGTCCCGGGCGTGGGGCCTCGTCGTCGTGGGGGCGATTCTGCTCATCGCGGCGTATCTGCTCGGCCGCGCCGAGCTCCTCGTGCTCGGCGCCTTCCTCGTCCTCATGCCGATCGGGACGTTCCTCCTGCGGCTCGCCTTCCGACCGCGCATCGTGGTCGACCGCTCGATCTTCCCGCGCACCATCGCGGTCGGCGATCGCGTCCGCGTCGTGTCGGAGATCCGGAACCGATCGGTCATCGCCCTCGAGCCGGTCTCGTACGTCGACCTCACACCGGGTGCGGCGAGGCGCAGCGTCGCGGGCGTCCTGCCGGCGATCGCGTCGCGCTGGCACCCGAACGAGCGCAAGCGACTGCGGCGCATCGCCTACGGCATCGACTCGATGCGGCGCGGCGTCCACGAGTTCGGGCCGCTCTACTTCGACAACTCGGACGGACTCGGCCTCACGAGACGCGTCATGCAGGTGGGCGAGCCCGAGGAGGTCGAGGTCTGGCCGCGCGTGCACGACGTCTCGGCGCTCGAACTGCCCGCCACGAGGGCCGGCGGCGAGGTCGAGACCGGGATCGCCTCCTCGGGTGACGCCGACGACGTGCTGACGCGCGACTACCGCCGCGGGGACGCGCTCCGGCGCGTGCACTGGCGCGCGACCGCCCGCGCGGGCGACCTTCGCGTCCGGCAGGAGGAGCACCACGCGGAGGTGTCGTCGCTCGTCGTGCTCGACACCTCGGCGTCCCCGGCGGACGAGGCCGAGCGAGCACCGGCGACCATCTTCGACGTCATGGACGCGGCGTCGCCGACGGCCGGGGCGAAGGTGGACGCGGCCTTCGAGCAGGCCGTCTCGGTCGCCGCATCCGTCATGGCGCACCTGCACGGTCTGGGGTACGAGGTCGAGCTCTTCGAGACGAACGAGGACACCGACGGCGAGACCGGGCACCGGGTCGCATCGGCGGATCCGCTCGGGCCGGTCATGCGTCGACTCATGCGGACCGAGCCCGACGGCCACCCCGCGGTGGGGCACCGTCCCGAATCGATGGGCGAGCTCGTGACGCGTGCCGAGCGACTCGGGCGCGCACCGATCGTCGCGGTCCATCGCGGGCTCGACGGGGAGGCCCTGCGCTCGCTGCAATCGCTCGGGTTCATCGGGAACCCGGCGATCGCGGTGCTCGTGTCCGACCGTGCCCCGTCCGCGAGCGTCCGTGCGGGGTTCGCCGCGAACGGCTGGCAGGTCGTCACGATGCGCGCGTCGGCACCCGACCCGTGGCGGACCGCTCGCGTGGAGGTGCGCGCATGA